A single Gasterosteus aculeatus chromosome 2, fGasAcu3.hap1.1, whole genome shotgun sequence DNA region contains:
- the LOC144386221 gene encoding immunoglobulin-like and fibronectin type III domain-containing protein 1, giving the protein MWKTAKNKEPTSNRRCFSIVHQYIQRFNEVSGSKSAVIRIKSMTPGVMITQYVINIPEGKSTPDFESTPVPENIKEGNMAIFKVVVKGDPKPEVSWRRAKGPVTDKKKFHSKYDESTGEHILEIVKVSGAETDTYKCYAANEYGKAVCKTTLTVIEASNHPSDFRKLLRRRQDNINDSKISC; this is encoded by the exons ATGTGGAAAACAGCGAAGAACAAAGAACCCACTAGCAACAGACGAT GTTTCTCCATCGTCCATCAATACATTCAGCGTTTTAATGAAGTGTCTGGCAGCAAGTCAG CTGTCATCCGGATAAAATCCATGACTCCTGGAGTAATGATTACGCAGTATGTAATAAACATACCGGAGGGGAAAAGCACCCCAGATTTTGAGAGCACACCGGTGCCAGAAAATATCAAAGAAG GGAACATGGCCATTTTTAAAGTTGTGGTGAAAGGGGATCCAAAACCGGAAGTGTCATGGAGAAGAGCTAAAGGGCCCGTTACAGACAAGAAGAAATTTCACAGTAAATATGATGAATCAACTGGAGAACATATATTAGAG ATTGTCAAAGTGTCTGGTGCGGAAACGGATACATACAAATGCTACGCTGCCAACGAATATGGAAAAGCTGTCTGCAAAACGACTTTAACTGTGATTGAGG CCTCGAACCATCCCTCagacttcagaaaattgcttcGGAGAAGGCAAGACAACATAAACGACAGCAAAATATCTTGTTAG
- the LOC144386356 gene encoding uncharacterized protein LOC144386356, translated as MLKADKKDYERICTEFGVSDLHLILKKLEEKKKERAQNNYKDGTTAYDENGTEDHSLSSGGRTKNSNLKVMQKSTGLHREEEEVHLLNTGLDLTDEEAMLLSTKFILSTVDFVIKIQELKAQEGDNVLFACVLTHPLPKITWTGKGITLEEGEKYSITVSDHKLIHRLLIKDCDPLDQGIYSAGAGVTSCSAWLLVQAESDPASAGMRRARKTTVASGTPIDLEKVAAEQQIKKREEMEKILAAVKAKHREGQVAAMVKKSKGNGMDTTLDNSGGVTRAGGKRLGNPKNKKRIRSGQMDFDKVTDKNEGDSEDDDDFTGSVNKSRNRKHGRNREHEQTELDQTEGSAESQNDVADCDGNEDARGQKHTKKAHRKQRTSGQDPNELASDDEASYSDESEDSPGQHKRSRCSKQSKKLKKVNGEITCPEEHSGCDETEGFTGAARQSRRKRRGPLIEDVVIGKYP; from the exons ATGCTGAAAGCTGATAAGAAAGACTACGAGCGCATCTGTACTGAGTTTGGTGTCTCAGACTTACATTTGATTCTCAAGAAgctggaagaaaagaagaaggagagggcGCAAAATAACTACAAG GATGGTACGACTGCATATGATGAAAATGGAACGGAGGACCACAGCCTGTCGAGTGGTGGGAGGACGAAAAATTCTAatctcaaagtgatgcaaaaGAGCACGGGGCTCCatcgggaggaggaagaggtccaTCTCCTCAACACAGGGCTGGATCTGACGGATGAAGAGGCCATGCTACTTTCTACAAAATTTATAC TTTCCACTGTGGACTTTGTCATCAAAATTCAGGAGCTTAAAGCTCAAGAAGGAGACAATGTCCTCTTTGCGTGCGTCCTTACCCACCCACTGCCCAAGATCACATGGACGGGCAAGGGCATCACCctagaggagggagagaagtaCAGCATCACCGTGTCGGACCACAAACTCATCCACCGACTGCTGATTAAAGACTGCGACCCGCTGGACCAAGGCATCTATTCAGCCGGGGCTGGCGTTACGTCCTGCAGTGCCTGGCTGCTTGTTCAAG CTGAGAGTGACCCTGCTTCCGCTGGGATGAGGAGAGCTCGTAAAACTACCGTGGCGAGTGGAACACCGATCGACCTTGAGAAGGTGGCCGCAGagcaacaaattaaaaaacgagaggagatggagaagattTTAGCAGCGGTAAAAGCAAAACACAGAGAAGGACAAGTGGCAGCCATGGTCAAAAAGTCTAAAGGAAATGGCATGGACACTACTTTGGACAACTCGGGGGGTGTAACGCGAGCAGGAGGGAAGCGTCTTGGTAACCCAAAGAACAAGAAACGCATTCGATCAGGTCAAATGGATTTTGACAAGGTAACAG ATAAAAATGAAGGAGATTCTGAAGACGATGATGACTTTACCGGATCTGTCAATAAGTCAAGAAACAGAAAGCACGGTCGAAATAGAGAACATGAACAAACTG AGTTAGACCAGACTGAGGGATCAGCCGAAAGTCAAAATGATGTAGCAGATTGTGATGGAAATGAAGACGCTAGAGGCCAAAAGCACACAAAGAAGGCTCACCGGAAACAACGTACATCTG GGCAAGATCCAAATGAACTAGCGAGTGACGATGAAGCAAGTTACAGTGACGAGAGTGAGGACTCTCCTGGCCAGCACAAGCGTTCACGTTGTTCAAAGCAAAGCAAGAAGCTAAAGAAAGTCAATG GTGAAATTACATGTCCTGAAGAACACAGTGGGTGTGACGAGACTGAAGGTTTCACTGGCGCAGCGAGACAGTCAAGGCGTAAAAGACGAGGACCGCTGATAGAAGATGTGGTGATTGGCAAGTATCCTTAA